The window AATAAAATATTTTGCTGCATATAATATATTTACAACACAATAGGAGGATTGCAGCATGAAGCCAATCAGCGTTACAGTTTCCGACAGGGGATATGTTGTTTTGCCTGCACATCTTAGAAAGGAAATGAAGATCACATCCGGGTCAAGAATTCTCATTAATAAAAAAAAGGACAAACTTATTTTGGAAATAGTTCCGTCCTTTACATCAAAATTATCCGGACTCACCGGCAAGACAATAGGCGACAAATCTGAAAGCGTGGATAAATTCATCGACGCTGAACGGGAAGAGAGGCTCCCTTGATTTCACTAAAGAAGCTGAAAAATACCGTCAACGGAAAAAAAGTCCTTATTGACAGCAATATCATCATATATTTGACGGATATGATTCAACCCTATGACGCTTTATCGAAAGAATTATTTACCATGGTGGAAGAAGGCAAAGCGGAAGCGGTCATCTCTATTATCTCTGTCGCCGAAGTCATGCACGGGCCGATAAAAGCAGGAAAGGGGGATATCGCAATTGAGGTGAAAAATTACCTTGTCAATTTCCCGAACTGTCAATGCATGAACATAACCTACGAAGTTTTGGAAAAAATAGGGAATGATAAAAGAATAAACTGGAAAGCGTTGCGATCCATTGACAGCCTGATAATCGCTTCCGGTCTCTATTCCAAAGTCGATCTTATTATTTCAAATGATCGCCATTTCATCAATGCTTTGCCTGCGGAAATGCTTTTTTCCTTTGAAAGCTGAGACAGGTCTTTTAAGGAAACATTTCATGGGTGTTGTGTAAAGGTCTCTAAGAGTGCGAGGATACAGTATGCATTTACAAAAACGGATTCTGGTTACCGGCGGCGCAGGGTTTTTAGGTTCGCACCTTTGCAAAAGACTGCTACAAGACGGGTGCGATGTAATTTGTGCTGATAATTTTTATACCGGCACCAAACAGAATATCGTCCCCTTGTTAAAAGACCCCTATTTTGAACTGTTACGCCATGACATTACCTTTCCGCTGTACCTGGAAGTGGACGAAATTTACAATCTGGCCTGCCCGGCATCCCCCATTCACTACCAGAACGATCCGGTCCAGACCACCAAGGTCAACGTTCATGGCTCCATCAACATGCTGGGACTGGCCAAACGGATCAAGGCCAAAATTCTTCAGGCATCTACTTCGGAGGTCTACGGCGATCCCGCGGTACATCCCCAGCCGGAGTCTTATCACGGCAACGTAAACTGCATCGGTCCACGATCGTGCTATGATGAAGGCAAGCGCTGTGCTGAAACGCTGTTTTTCGACTATCATCGTCAGCACAAACTAAAAATCAAGGTGGCCCGCATCTTTAATACCTATGGACCGCAAATGCATCCCAATGACGGCCGGGTGGTCTCCAACTTTATACTGCAGGCCCTAAGAAACGAGCCGATTACCATTTACGGGGACGGTACGCAGACGCGCTCATTCTGCTACGTGGACGACTTGATCGACGGCTTGATCCGCCTGATGAACAGTCCGGACGATATTACCGGTCCGGTCAATATCGGCAACCCGGATGAGTTCACCATGCTGGAACTGGCCCAGAAGATTATTCAACTGACCGGTTCAAAATCAAAAATTGTCTTTCAGCCGTTGCCGCAGGATGATCCTAAGCAGCGTCGACCGGATATAACGCTTGCCAAAAAGCAGTTGGAATGGAAACCAAGGGTAAAGCTTGAAGCCGGTCTTCAAAAGACCATCGAATATTTCAGGCAGTTTGTGAAATGAAAAAATTACAGAGCCTGCTGAGGCCACAGGATTATTCATCAGAATATTTATATCTCTGAGTTCTCTGTGGACTCAGCGAGAGATTAGACATTATTTTGGTGAGGGTTTATGACAAATGTAT of the Desulfobacterales bacterium genome contains:
- a CDS encoding PIN domain-containing protein, with the protein product MISLKKLKNTVNGKKVLIDSNIIIYLTDMIQPYDALSKELFTMVEEGKAEAVISIISVAEVMHGPIKAGKGDIAIEVKNYLVNFPNCQCMNITYEVLEKIGNDKRINWKALRSIDSLIIASGLYSKVDLIISNDRHFINALPAEMLFSFES
- a CDS encoding AbrB/MazE/SpoVT family DNA-binding domain-containing protein produces the protein MKPISVTVSDRGYVVLPAHLRKEMKITSGSRILINKKKDKLILEIVPSFTSKLSGLTGKTIGDKSESVDKFIDAEREERLP
- a CDS encoding SDR family oxidoreductase, producing the protein MHLQKRILVTGGAGFLGSHLCKRLLQDGCDVICADNFYTGTKQNIVPLLKDPYFELLRHDITFPLYLEVDEIYNLACPASPIHYQNDPVQTTKVNVHGSINMLGLAKRIKAKILQASTSEVYGDPAVHPQPESYHGNVNCIGPRSCYDEGKRCAETLFFDYHRQHKLKIKVARIFNTYGPQMHPNDGRVVSNFILQALRNEPITIYGDGTQTRSFCYVDDLIDGLIRLMNSPDDITGPVNIGNPDEFTMLELAQKIIQLTGSKSKIVFQPLPQDDPKQRRPDITLAKKQLEWKPRVKLEAGLQKTIEYFRQFVK